Proteins from a genomic interval of Candidatus Cloacimonadota bacterium:
- a CDS encoding sigma-54-dependent Fis family transcriptional regulator, which translates to MKGKVMILEDDLLLAGRIAKLLKVHEYSVLHSKNSDSFFEELRGYRPDVILLDVFLVGSRLNGIQVLKYLKENLDFNYKVIVISGEVTNELVREIRSIGAYHFIEKGANFSINQLLLHIENAVTLKRQEEYNLDLQIEYLNLKKQFTRTFPFIGESEGINNVRSQLMKFAEVDEDILILGENGTGKEVAANYYYVNSKRFGMPFHTILCSSLNEALIERELFGRERGTESVHDRGTVGLFERCSEGILFLDEVTNLSLQSQAKILRAVENKEIQVVGGAIKQVNTRLIYTSNAELKTLADSTRIRRDFFYRIEGNVIRIPPLRERGDDILLLMSYFISSYANSYRISEQLDLQALKDELLAYKWPGNVRELKNFCRYISINEREINNKTILKHLHNKILHSHEDSAVGMDRYFKIKNIKDSSAAFERDYILHFLKENDWMVSKTAQMIGLERTTLYKKIKQLGLASMLENH; encoded by the coding sequence ATGAAAGGCAAAGTGATGATCCTCGAGGACGACCTGCTGCTGGCAGGCCGGATCGCCAAACTGCTGAAAGTGCATGAATACTCCGTGCTTCATTCCAAAAACTCGGATTCCTTTTTCGAAGAGTTGAGGGGCTACAGACCGGATGTGATCCTGCTGGACGTATTTCTGGTGGGCAGCCGGCTGAACGGCATCCAGGTGCTGAAATACCTGAAGGAGAACCTGGATTTCAACTACAAGGTCATCGTGATTTCAGGGGAAGTGACCAACGAACTGGTGCGCGAAATCCGTTCCATCGGCGCTTACCACTTCATTGAAAAAGGCGCCAATTTCAGCATCAACCAACTCTTGCTGCACATCGAAAATGCGGTGACCCTCAAGCGCCAGGAAGAATATAACCTGGACCTGCAAATCGAGTATCTGAACCTGAAAAAGCAGTTCACGCGCACCTTTCCCTTCATCGGCGAAAGCGAGGGCATCAACAACGTTCGCAGCCAGTTGATGAAATTCGCCGAGGTGGACGAAGACATTCTCATCCTTGGCGAAAACGGCACAGGCAAGGAAGTCGCTGCCAACTACTACTATGTGAATTCCAAACGCTTCGGCATGCCCTTCCATACGATTTTATGCAGTTCCCTGAACGAAGCCCTGATTGAAAGGGAACTTTTCGGCCGGGAACGGGGCACGGAAAGCGTGCATGACCGGGGCACGGTGGGCTTGTTTGAACGGTGCTCGGAAGGTATCCTCTTCCTAGACGAGGTGACCAACCTGAGCCTCCAGTCACAAGCCAAAATCCTGCGCGCCGTGGAGAACAAGGAAATCCAAGTGGTGGGCGGAGCGATAAAACAGGTGAACACACGCCTGATTTACACATCCAATGCCGAATTAAAGACTCTGGCTGATTCCACCCGCATCCGCCGCGATTTCTTCTACCGCATCGAAGGCAACGTCATCCGCATCCCGCCGCTAAGAGAACGGGGCGACGATATCCTCCTGCTGATGAGCTATTTCATCTCCAGCTATGCCAACAGCTACCGCATTTCCGAGCAACTGGACCTGCAGGCGCTGAAAGACGAGCTACTGGCCTACAAATGGCCGGGGAACGTGCGCGAACTCAAGAACTTCTGCCGCTATATCAGCATCAATGAGCGCGAAATCAACAACAAAACCATCCTAAAGCACCTGCACAACAAGATCCTGCATAGCCATGAAGACAGCGCCGTGGGCATGGACCGCTATTTCAAGATCAAAAACATCAAGGACAGCAGCGCGGCATTCGAGCGCGATTACATCCTGCATTTCCTGAAGGAAAACGATTGGATGGTGAGTAAAACCGCCCAGATGATCGGACTCGAGCGCACCACACTCTACAAAAAGATTAAACAACTGGGCCTGGCCAGTATGCTGGAAAACCACTGA
- the tsaD gene encoding tRNA (adenosine(37)-N6)-threonylcarbamoyltransferase complex transferase subunit TsaD, which yields MNPILAFESSCDDTSVAIVDDGYEVICNLVSTQADHADFGGVLPELASRLHLQNILHLTEAALRKSGMKKEDISALAVSINPGLIGSLLVGLSFAKSLAWSWQKPLITVNHMLSHIFANFIEHPWLQPPFLALVVSGGHTELVHFSTLTDFKVVGKTLDDAAGETFDKTAKLLGLGFPGGPELDKAAQGGDPAFHHFPRALKNRDDLNFSYSGLKTAVLEYLARKDRDFIDAHLHDLAASIQQAIIDPLIGKTLKYARLQGLETILLAGGVAANSALRKQIREAAEDQGAYVYIPAQQFCVDNAAMVGAAALPKLKEGKFSSLDVNAFSAKGTKTL from the coding sequence ATGAACCCAATTCTGGCCTTCGAATCTTCCTGCGACGACACCTCAGTGGCGATCGTGGACGATGGCTATGAAGTTATCTGCAACCTTGTCTCCACCCAAGCCGACCATGCCGATTTCGGCGGCGTATTGCCGGAACTCGCTTCCCGCCTCCATCTGCAAAACATACTCCACCTCACGGAAGCGGCCCTGCGCAAAAGCGGGATGAAGAAAGAGGACATTTCAGCTTTGGCGGTTTCTATCAACCCCGGTTTGATCGGTTCTCTGCTCGTGGGCTTGTCTTTCGCCAAAAGCCTTGCCTGGAGCTGGCAGAAACCGCTGATCACGGTCAATCACATGCTTTCGCACATCTTTGCCAATTTCATCGAGCATCCGTGGCTCCAGCCTCCCTTCCTGGCCCTGGTGGTTTCCGGCGGACATACCGAATTGGTGCACTTCAGCACCCTGACTGATTTCAAGGTGGTGGGCAAAACCCTGGATGACGCTGCCGGAGAGACTTTCGACAAGACCGCCAAGCTGCTGGGACTGGGCTTCCCCGGCGGACCGGAACTCGACAAGGCCGCCCAGGGCGGAGACCCGGCCTTCCACCATTTTCCCCGTGCCCTGAAAAACAGGGACGACCTGAATTTCAGCTACAGCGGATTGAAAACAGCAGTGCTTGAGTATCTGGCCCGGAAAGACCGGGACTTCATAGACGCGCACCTGCATGACCTGGCAGCCTCCATCCAGCAAGCCATAATTGACCCGCTCATCGGCAAAACCCTCAAATACGCCAGGCTGCAAGGCTTGGAAACAATCCTCCTCGCCGGAGGGGTTGCCGCCAACTCGGCCCTGCGGAAACAGATCAGAGAAGCCGCTGAGGACCAGGGTGCGTATGTTTACATCCCCGCTCAACAATTCTGCGTGGACAACGCCGCCATGGTTGGCGCGGCTGCCCTTCCCAAGCTGAAAGAGGGGAAGTTTTCCTCCCTCGACGTCAACGCTTTTTCCGCCAAAGGCACCAAGACCCTCTGA